In the genome of Vicia villosa cultivar HV-30 ecotype Madison, WI linkage group LG7, Vvil1.0, whole genome shotgun sequence, one region contains:
- the LOC131615915 gene encoding splicing factor 3B subunit 6-like protein yields MTTISLRKGNTRLPPEVNRVLYVRNLPFNITSEEMYDIFGKYGAIRQIRIGTNKDTRGTAFVVYEDIYDAKTAVDHLSGFNVANRYLIVLYYQQAKMSKKFDQKKKEDEIARMQEKYGVSTKEK; encoded by the coding sequence ATGACAACAATCAGTCTCCGGAAGGGAAACACCCGTCTCCCACCGGAAGTAAACCGCGTCCTCTACGTCCGCAACCTCCCCTTCAACATAACAAGTGAAGAAATGTACGACATCTTCGGCAAATACGGCGCAATTCGCCAGATCCGAATCGGAACCAACAAAGACACTCGCGGCACCGCTTTCGTCGTATACGAAGACATCTACGACGCCAAAACCGCCGTCGATCATCTCTCCGGTTTCAACGTTGCCAATCGGTATCTGATTGTTCTTTATTATCAGCAAGCGAAGATGAGTAAGAAATTTGATCAGAAGAAGAAGGAGGATGAGATTGCTCGTATGCAGGAGAAGTATGGTGTATCGACTAAAGAGAAGTAG
- the LOC131615914 gene encoding vesicle-associated membrane protein 711-like, with translation MGILYALVARGTVVLAEFTGTTTNASAIARQILEKIPGDNDTHVSYSQDRYIFHVKRTDGLTVLCMADENAGRRIPFAFLEEIHQKFVRTYGRAVLSAQAYGMNDEFSRVLSQQMEYFSSDPNADRINRLKGEMSQVRNVMIENIDKVLDRGDRLELLVDKAANMQGNTFRFRKQARRFRSNVWWRNVKLTIALIVVLLLIAYGVLAYVCHGPALPSCFK, from the exons ATGGGAATCCTCTACGCACTGGTGGCGCGTGGCACGGTGGTTCTGGCGGAGTTCACCGGAACCACCACAAACGCCAGCGCAATCGCGAGACAGATTCTCGAGAAAATCCCCGGCGATAATGATACTCATGTATCGTATTCTCAAGATCGTTACATCTTCCACGTGAAACGGACCGACGGACTCACCGTTCTTTGTATGGCGGATGAGAACGCTGGGAGGAGGATTCCGTTCGCgtttcttgaggagattcatcAGAAGTTTGTTAGGACTTATGGACGCGCGGTGCTTAGTGCGCAAGCTTATGGAATGAATGATGAGTTTTCTAGGGTTTTGAGTCAGCAGATGGAGTATTTTTCGAGTGATCCGAATGCTGATAGGATTAATCGGCTTAAAGGTGAAATGTCTCAG GTACGAAATGTCATGATAGAAAATATAGACAAGGTTTTGGATAGAGGTGATAGATTGGAGTTGCTGGTGGATAAAGCAGCTAATATGCAAGGAAACACATTTCGCTTCAGGAAGCAGGCTCGTCGTTTTAGAAGCAATGTGTGGTGGAGGAATGTCAAACTCAC GATTGCTCTTATTGTCGTCCTACTTTTGATAGCATATGGTGTGTTGGCTTATGTTTGCCACGGGCCTGCACTACCGTCTTGCTTCAAGTGA